One segment of Actinomyces sp. 432 DNA contains the following:
- a CDS encoding branched-chain amino acid aminotransferase yields MSVTPAAASTPDSLQTPLARAAAVPVPPADSLAGRFPRQPHPHPASDAERAQALTDLHFGRVFTDHMAHARWTKEGGWAEHAIVPFADLTLSPAAAVLHYAQEIFEGIKAYRHADGSIWTFRPRYNAARMNLSARRMAVPELPEEDFIASLVDLVRADAEWVPSGEGESLYLRPYAFASEAFLGVHAASTIDYYVIASPSGAYFTNGLQPISIWVSQDYHRAGRGGTGFAKTGGNYASSLLPQQEADAQGCDQVCFLDDVTGKNLEELGGMNVMVVDADGTVRTPRLTGTILEGNTRSAIIRLLKDSGRRVVEETIPLESLLEDISSGRVREVFACGTAAVVVPLGRLKGEGFDVAIEGSEVTHEIYERLTGIQYGRLEDPYDWMYRLA; encoded by the coding sequence ATGTCTGTGACCCCAGCCGCCGCTTCCACGCCCGATTCCCTCCAGACGCCTCTGGCTCGCGCCGCCGCTGTCCCGGTCCCTCCAGCCGACTCCCTCGCCGGCCGCTTCCCCCGGCAGCCGCACCCGCACCCGGCCAGCGACGCCGAGCGCGCCCAGGCCCTCACCGATCTGCATTTCGGCAGGGTGTTCACCGACCACATGGCTCACGCCCGCTGGACCAAGGAGGGCGGCTGGGCGGAGCACGCCATCGTTCCCTTCGCGGACCTGACCCTCTCACCCGCCGCAGCCGTGCTGCACTACGCGCAGGAGATCTTCGAGGGCATTAAGGCATACCGCCACGCCGACGGCTCGATCTGGACCTTCCGGCCTCGTTACAACGCCGCCCGGATGAATCTGTCGGCCCGCCGCATGGCCGTCCCCGAACTGCCCGAGGAGGACTTCATCGCCTCCTTGGTGGACCTGGTGCGTGCCGACGCCGAGTGGGTGCCCTCGGGGGAGGGGGAGTCCCTGTACCTGCGGCCATACGCCTTCGCCTCCGAGGCCTTCCTCGGCGTGCACGCCGCCAGCACCATTGACTACTACGTCATCGCCTCGCCGTCGGGCGCCTACTTCACCAACGGCCTGCAGCCCATCTCCATCTGGGTGTCACAGGACTACCACCGGGCCGGGCGCGGCGGAACCGGATTCGCCAAGACCGGCGGAAACTACGCCTCCTCCCTGCTGCCGCAGCAGGAGGCCGACGCTCAGGGCTGCGACCAGGTCTGCTTCCTTGATGACGTCACCGGGAAGAACCTGGAGGAGCTCGGCGGCATGAACGTGATGGTGGTGGACGCCGACGGCACCGTGCGCACCCCGCGCCTGACCGGCACCATCCTCGAAGGGAACACCCGCAGCGCCATCATTCGCCTGCTCAAGGACTCCGGCCGTAGGGTGGTGGAGGAGACCATCCCCCTGGAGAGCCTGTTGGAGGACATTTCATCAGGAAGGGTGCGCGAGGTCTTCGCCTGCGGCACCGCCGCCGTCGTTGTCCCGCTCGGGCGGCTCAAGGGTGAGGGATTCGACGTTGCCATTGAGGGCAGCGAAGTCACGCACGAGATCTACGAGCGCCTGACGGGCATCCAGTACGGGCGCCTGGAGGACCCCTACGACTGGATGTACCGCCTGGCCTGA
- a CDS encoding 3-isopropylmalate dehydrogenase: protein MTQTIRLAVIPGDGIGKEVVPEGLKVLRAALEGSGVTLETTDFDLGAERWHRTGETIADAELEDIKTHDAILLGAVGDPSVPSGVLERGLLLRLRFELDHYVNLRPSKYYPGVATPLADPGDIDFVVVREGTEGLYCGNGGTVRTGTPQEIATEVSVNTAYGVERVVRYAFETAQARPAHHLTLVHKHNVLVNAGHLWRRTVEEVGAEYPEVKVDYAHVDAATIYLVTDPGRFDVIVTDNLFGDILTDEAGAITGGIGLSASGNLNPAGEFPSMFEPVHGSAPDIAGQGKADPVATISAVAMMLSHLGMTEAAARVEAAVDADMAARAVAEAAGAPLVRTTSEIGDAVTAAVRG from the coding sequence ATGACGCAGACCATCAGACTTGCAGTGATCCCCGGCGACGGCATCGGCAAGGAGGTGGTGCCCGAGGGCCTGAAGGTGCTCCGGGCCGCCCTGGAAGGTAGCGGCGTCACCCTGGAGACCACCGACTTCGACCTGGGTGCCGAGCGCTGGCACCGTACCGGCGAGACCATTGCGGACGCCGAATTGGAGGACATCAAGACTCACGACGCGATCCTCCTGGGTGCCGTCGGCGACCCATCGGTCCCCTCCGGCGTGCTCGAGCGCGGCCTGCTGCTCCGGCTGCGCTTCGAACTGGACCACTACGTCAACCTGCGGCCCTCCAAGTACTACCCGGGCGTGGCCACTCCACTGGCTGATCCGGGAGACATCGACTTCGTGGTGGTGCGCGAGGGCACCGAGGGCCTGTACTGCGGCAACGGCGGCACCGTGCGCACCGGCACCCCGCAGGAGATCGCCACCGAGGTCAGCGTCAACACCGCCTACGGGGTCGAGCGCGTGGTGCGCTACGCCTTCGAGACCGCCCAGGCCCGCCCCGCCCACCACCTCACCCTGGTGCACAAGCACAACGTGCTGGTCAACGCCGGCCACTTGTGGCGCCGCACCGTTGAGGAGGTCGGCGCCGAGTACCCGGAGGTGAAGGTGGACTACGCCCACGTTGACGCCGCCACCATCTACTTGGTCACCGACCCGGGCCGCTTCGACGTGATCGTCACTGACAACCTCTTCGGCGACATCCTCACCGACGAGGCCGGCGCCATCACCGGCGGCATTGGCCTGTCGGCCTCGGGCAACCTCAACCCGGCCGGGGAGTTCCCCTCCATGTTCGAGCCGGTCCACGGCTCCGCCCCGGACATCGCCGGGCAGGGCAAGGCCGACCCGGTCGCCACTATCTCCGCCGTAGCCATGATGCTCAGCCACTTGGGCATGACGGAGGCGGCCGCCAGGGTGGAGGCGGCCGTGGACGCAGACATGGCCGCCCGGGCCGTAGCCGAGGCCGCCGGAGCCCCGCTGGTGCGCACCACCAGCGAGATCGGGGACGCCGTCACGGCCGCAGTGCGGGGCTGA
- the wecC gene encoding UDP-N-acetyl-D-mannosamine dehydrogenase, which produces MTSICVVGLGYIGLPTAAVLARAGAEVIGVDVSEERAAAVNRGELPFVEAGLGEAVAEGVARGRLRAQVQMPAAGVYIVAVPTPFKQGRTGEHEADLSYIQAAAREIAPHLTGGELVVLESTSPPGTTEHMAQLILGQRPDLSLDGSGDRPVVHFAHCPERVLPGRIMTEMITNSRIIGGLTPRAAELARDLYATFCTGELRLTDARTAELAKLTENAFRDVNIAFANELSIISEKLGIDVWELIELANLHPRVNILQPGPGVGGHCIAVDPWFIVSAAPDEARLIHAARDVNDSKPRHVVGRVREAVAGLESPTIAALGLAFKADVDDLRESPALSVTRELAALLPEARILAAEPNITELPASLAAAGNISLVDYREAIAAADVVVLLVDHKEFKALDRSPLDGKRVIDTRGAWR; this is translated from the coding sequence ATGACCTCGATCTGCGTGGTTGGACTCGGTTATATCGGCCTGCCGACGGCGGCCGTGCTGGCGCGCGCCGGGGCCGAGGTGATCGGGGTGGACGTGTCGGAAGAGCGTGCCGCCGCGGTCAACCGGGGAGAGCTGCCGTTCGTGGAGGCGGGCCTGGGCGAGGCCGTGGCCGAAGGGGTTGCCCGGGGGCGGCTGCGCGCACAGGTGCAGATGCCGGCCGCGGGCGTGTACATCGTGGCGGTGCCGACGCCGTTTAAGCAGGGCAGGACCGGTGAACATGAGGCGGACCTGTCCTACATTCAGGCGGCGGCGCGCGAGATTGCGCCCCACCTGACGGGTGGTGAGCTGGTGGTGCTGGAGTCGACTTCCCCTCCGGGGACCACCGAGCACATGGCGCAGTTGATCCTGGGGCAGCGGCCGGACCTGTCGCTGGACGGATCCGGGGACAGGCCGGTGGTGCACTTCGCGCACTGCCCGGAGCGGGTGCTGCCGGGGCGGATCATGACCGAGATGATCACTAACTCGCGGATCATCGGCGGCCTCACGCCGCGGGCGGCGGAGCTGGCCCGTGATCTGTACGCCACTTTCTGCACGGGCGAGCTGCGGCTGACGGACGCCCGCACGGCGGAGCTGGCCAAGCTGACGGAGAACGCCTTCCGGGACGTGAATATCGCCTTCGCCAATGAGCTGTCGATCATCTCCGAGAAGCTCGGGATCGATGTGTGGGAGCTGATCGAGCTGGCGAACCTGCACCCGCGGGTGAATATTCTGCAGCCCGGCCCCGGGGTTGGTGGTCACTGCATCGCCGTGGACCCCTGGTTCATCGTGTCTGCCGCGCCGGATGAGGCAAGACTGATTCACGCGGCGCGCGACGTCAACGACTCCAAGCCGAGGCACGTGGTCGGGCGCGTGCGGGAGGCCGTGGCGGGACTGGAGTCGCCGACTATCGCGGCCCTGGGACTGGCCTTCAAGGCCGACGTGGATGATCTGCGGGAGTCCCCGGCCCTGTCGGTGACGCGGGAGCTGGCGGCGCTGCTGCCCGAGGCCAGGATTCTGGCCGCCGAACCGAATATCACCGAGCTGCCCGCGTCGCTCGCCGCCGCAGGGAACATCTCGCTCGTGGACTACCGGGAGGCGATTGCCGCGGCGGACGTGGTGGTACTGCTGGTAGACCACAAGGAGTTCAAGGCACTGGACCGGTCACCGCTGGACGGCAAGCGTGTGATCGATACGCGCGGCGCCTGGCGCTGA
- a CDS encoding LCP family protein: protein MSDNEQRADDAARGNANDDVLGGVGRTDSASDGSGKSGSGRRWRIGLVSVLAVVAVLVAGTAAGGLWLRSRLAANIETIGNPFASIDSGARAPEQDAEDPATNILVLGSDSRISAGDPSQWEAGAQRTDAIMLVQVSGDREDVSVMSIPRDSWVDIPGYGENKINAAFSYGGPSLTIQTVEQLTGVRIDHFVVADFESFSAITDSIGGVTINLKTPQTLAGTEFEPGGQLLNGEQALAYARERKSLPGGDFDRVNRQQAWMRAMVGAVLNNGILSNPGKLYSFLTTVTETLAVDEGFTINEMQSLALALRGIHSTDINFMTVPTSGTGTSADGQSIVLLDAEADAPCSRPSRRTRLRTTWRRTPTPSPCFRPR from the coding sequence ATGAGCGATAACGAGCAGCGCGCAGACGATGCCGCTCGCGGAAATGCGAATGATGACGTGCTCGGCGGCGTCGGGCGGACCGACTCCGCGAGCGATGGCTCCGGCAAGAGCGGTAGCGGGCGCCGCTGGCGCATCGGGCTGGTGTCCGTGCTCGCGGTCGTGGCGGTGCTCGTCGCGGGCACAGCCGCGGGGGGCCTGTGGCTGCGCAGCCGGCTGGCGGCCAACATCGAGACGATCGGCAACCCCTTCGCGTCAATTGACTCCGGCGCTCGCGCCCCGGAGCAGGACGCCGAGGACCCGGCCACAAACATCCTCGTGCTCGGCTCCGACTCACGTATCAGCGCCGGAGACCCCAGCCAGTGGGAGGCCGGCGCCCAGCGCACCGATGCGATCATGCTGGTGCAGGTCAGCGGTGATCGCGAGGACGTCTCCGTCATGTCGATCCCGCGTGACTCCTGGGTGGACATCCCCGGCTACGGGGAGAACAAGATCAACGCAGCCTTCTCCTACGGCGGTCCGAGCCTGACCATTCAGACTGTCGAGCAGCTCACCGGGGTGCGCATCGACCACTTCGTGGTAGCGGACTTCGAGTCCTTCAGCGCTATTACGGACTCAATTGGCGGCGTGACGATCAACCTCAAGACGCCCCAGACGCTGGCTGGAACCGAGTTCGAGCCCGGCGGGCAGCTGCTCAACGGGGAGCAGGCACTCGCCTACGCGCGCGAGCGCAAGAGCCTGCCCGGCGGCGACTTCGACCGCGTCAACCGGCAGCAGGCCTGGATGCGCGCCATGGTCGGGGCCGTGCTGAACAACGGCATCCTGTCCAACCCGGGGAAGCTGTACTCCTTCCTGACCACGGTCACCGAGACCCTGGCCGTGGACGAGGGCTTCACGATTAATGAGATGCAGTCGCTGGCCCTGGCTCTGCGCGGCATCCACTCCACGGACATCAACTTCATGACCGTTCCCACTTCCGGCACGGGTACGAGCGCGGACGGGCAGTCGATCGTCCTGCTTGATGCCGAGGCCGACGCCCCCTGTTCGAGGCCTTCCAGAAGGACGCGGTTGCGGACTACCTGGAGGAGAACCCCGACGCCGTCACCCTGCTTCCGGCCACGGTGA